Proteins encoded by one window of Chromobacterium violaceum ATCC 12472:
- a CDS encoding ATP-binding protein yields MKISIENIGKIKSTSILLDGFTVIAGENDSGKSTVGKIVYSIIQAFSIYPQFRKEKIRRKTSHSLRFFITELRRNFDLTKHDSLRQMMSFSFVNHIMADPDDALYEIRGVLDKLEESYPEKLETLIKLKSRLYGIQREIDSLSESDDIFESITDLMQSEFGGEIDRKQDSRPPSFEINDGETTVISAKFSDGIITDGIYSGGLGLGLGDATYIDGASILQYAHLINLNDSDPRLPFHITDLARKLISPTLVRGGSSNLADIYKGRLVFDETQNSFYFDKGGYRVCLNNIASGIKNIGVLDLLVKKGVICDGSLLVLDEPEINLHPKWQTQLAKIICELHQAGVYILLTTHSPYMIEALHYYANVSGIKSNFYLACKSIANPDDVDFIDLSMNVGAIIEDLAQPLWDIVEDNNEF; encoded by the coding sequence ATGAAAATCTCAATTGAGAACATTGGGAAGATAAAAAGCACCAGCATATTGCTAGATGGGTTTACGGTTATTGCGGGTGAAAATGACTCGGGAAAGAGCACTGTTGGGAAAATTGTTTATTCAATTATACAGGCCTTTTCAATATACCCACAGTTTAGAAAAGAAAAAATTAGACGTAAAACTTCACATTCTCTTAGATTTTTCATTACAGAGCTCAGAAGAAATTTTGATTTAACAAAGCATGACAGCCTTAGACAAATGATGTCTTTTTCATTCGTTAATCATATCATGGCAGATCCAGATGATGCGCTTTATGAGATAAGGGGCGTATTAGACAAGCTTGAAGAATCATACCCGGAAAAACTGGAAACCCTTATTAAGCTCAAATCGCGGCTATATGGGATTCAAAGAGAAATTGACTCCCTATCAGAGTCGGATGATATTTTTGAATCCATTACAGACCTAATGCAGTCTGAGTTTGGCGGTGAGATAGATAGGAAACAAGACTCTCGCCCACCATCATTTGAAATAAATGATGGCGAAACAACTGTAATTTCGGCAAAATTTAGCGATGGCATCATCACCGATGGCATATATTCAGGAGGTCTAGGGTTAGGGCTAGGTGATGCCACTTACATCGATGGCGCATCAATACTTCAATACGCACATTTAATTAACTTAAACGATTCCGACCCACGTCTTCCATTTCACATCACAGATCTTGCGAGGAAATTAATTAGCCCAACTCTCGTAAGAGGTGGAAGTAGTAACTTGGCTGACATTTACAAAGGACGCTTGGTTTTTGATGAAACGCAAAACAGCTTCTACTTTGACAAAGGAGGCTATAGGGTTTGCCTGAACAATATAGCAAGCGGCATTAAGAATATCGGTGTGCTTGACTTGCTAGTAAAAAAGGGGGTCATTTGCGATGGTTCATTACTAGTCTTGGATGAACCCGAAATTAATCTTCATCCCAAATGGCAAACACAGTTAGCGAAAATAATTTGCGAACTACATCAAGCTGGAGTATACATACTTCTAACTACTCACAGCCCCTATATGATTGAAGCTTTGCATTACTATGCAAATGTGAGCGGTATAAAATCCAACTTTTATTTAGCTTGTAAAAGCATAGCAAATCCTGACGATGTTGATTTTATTGACTTAAGCATGAATGTTGGGGCAATCATTGAGGACTTGGCACAACCACTTTGGGACATCGTGGAAGATAATAATGAGTTCTGA
- a CDS encoding bestrophin family protein, whose protein sequence is MIVRNIPSWFRLLFVWHGSVLPRILPRLLLVLAVAVAAASIRHWWLASLRESSLGIPTFTLLGVSLAIFLGFRNSVSYDRFWEARKLWGSLLIASRSLGRQMLAALGDDADSRRFVDAICAFAYALKAQLRGDDADAHLQRLLPAQERERIMAGSFRPALILAWLGREAQRLQRAGRLSELQWHALDRNLNTLSEILGGCERIATTPMPFTYRVLLNRTVTIYCLLLPAGLASSIGWLTPPIAVFIAYTYFALEQIAEELEEPFGTEGNDLPLSTLCHTIESSLREMQGLPLEAPPPPRRGIYLH, encoded by the coding sequence ATGATAGTCCGCAACATCCCGTCCTGGTTCCGCCTGCTGTTCGTCTGGCACGGCTCGGTGCTGCCGCGCATCCTGCCGCGGCTGCTGCTGGTGCTGGCGGTGGCGGTCGCCGCGGCATCCATCCGCCATTGGTGGCTGGCCAGCCTGCGCGAATCGTCGCTGGGCATCCCCACCTTCACGCTGTTGGGGGTATCGCTGGCGATCTTCCTCGGCTTCCGCAACTCGGTCAGCTACGACCGCTTCTGGGAAGCCCGCAAACTGTGGGGTAGCCTGCTGATCGCCAGCCGCTCGCTGGGCCGGCAAATGCTGGCGGCGCTGGGCGACGACGCCGACAGCCGCCGCTTCGTCGACGCCATCTGCGCGTTCGCCTACGCGCTGAAAGCGCAGCTGCGCGGCGACGACGCCGACGCGCATCTGCAGCGGCTGCTGCCGGCGCAAGAACGGGAGCGGATCATGGCCGGCAGCTTCCGACCGGCGCTGATTCTGGCCTGGCTGGGACGCGAGGCGCAGCGGCTGCAGCGCGCGGGCCGGCTGAGCGAGCTGCAATGGCACGCGCTGGACCGCAACCTGAACACGCTGTCGGAAATCCTGGGCGGCTGCGAGCGCATCGCCACCACGCCCATGCCCTTTACCTACCGCGTGCTGCTGAACCGCACGGTCACCATCTATTGCCTGCTGCTGCCGGCCGGGCTGGCCAGCAGCATAGGCTGGCTGACGCCGCCGATCGCGGTATTCATCGCCTATACCTATTTCGCGCTGGAGCAGATCGCCGAGGAGCTGGAAGAGCCGTTCGGCACCGAGGGCAACGACCTGCCGCTGTCCACGCTGTGCCACACCATAGAATCGTCGCTGCGCGAAATGCAGGGCCTGCCGCTGGAAGCGCCGCCGCCGCCCAGGCGCGGCATATACCTGCATTGA
- a CDS encoding NADH-quinone oxidoreductase subunit A, which yields MLENYFPILLFIVVGLLVGVLPMMLGRFLGPNRPDPEKLSPYECGFEAFEDARMRFDVRYYLVAILFILFDLEVAFMIPWAVTLRDELGLFGLGAMAVFLGILTIGFVYEWKKGALQWD from the coding sequence ATGCTGGAGAATTACTTCCCCATCCTGCTATTCATCGTGGTGGGACTCTTGGTGGGCGTGCTGCCCATGATGCTGGGCCGATTCCTCGGCCCCAACCGTCCTGACCCGGAAAAGCTGTCGCCGTACGAGTGCGGCTTCGAGGCGTTCGAGGACGCGCGGATGCGCTTCGACGTACGCTACTACCTGGTGGCCATCCTGTTCATCCTGTTCGACCTGGAAGTGGCATTCATGATCCCGTGGGCGGTGACGCTCAGGGACGAGTTGGGCCTGTTCGGCCTGGGGGCGATGGCGGTATTCCTCGGCATCCTCACCATAGGCTTCGTCTATGAGTGGAAAAAGGGCGCGCTGCAGTGGGATTGA
- a CDS encoding PAS domain-containing protein produces MNKTDDYLQIINHSPIPTFWKNSERYFMGCNQKFLDMVEVEDVGSLIEKLDIDLPWARNWELFEKDDRQVLETGQTVSRLEQIPSGEGGVVWSETIKHPIIRDGKIVGLVGFCKDVTIERRLQEIERERSIDKLHLKLADLVDKFMNEAQHTKLSIVDQRLGISHKGNKINRQQISLSCREQEIIYYLSIYKSPKEIARILSIIHDKDISVRAVQTAISDRLYVKFDVNTTSQLLERAAAYGLIPLRMPS; encoded by the coding sequence ATGAACAAGACCGATGATTATCTTCAAATCATAAACCATAGTCCCATCCCGACTTTCTGGAAAAATTCCGAGCGATACTTCATGGGCTGCAACCAGAAGTTTCTGGACATGGTTGAAGTCGAAGATGTGGGCAGCCTCATTGAGAAACTGGATATCGACCTGCCTTGGGCGCGTAATTGGGAATTGTTCGAAAAAGACGATAGGCAGGTTCTGGAAACCGGTCAGACCGTATCGAGACTGGAGCAGATTCCATCCGGCGAAGGCGGCGTCGTATGGTCTGAAACCATCAAGCACCCCATTATCCGGGATGGCAAGATAGTGGGACTGGTCGGCTTTTGCAAAGACGTGACTATCGAGAGAAGGCTGCAGGAAATAGAGCGGGAAAGAAGCATCGACAAACTGCATTTGAAGCTAGCCGACCTGGTTGACAAGTTCATGAACGAAGCTCAGCACACCAAGCTATCCATTGTCGATCAACGCCTTGGAATCAGTCACAAAGGCAACAAGATAAACAGGCAACAGATCAGTCTGAGCTGTCGGGAACAAGAGATCATATATTATCTTTCCATCTACAAATCGCCCAAAGAAATAGCAAGAATACTATCGATCATCCATGATAAAGACATCTCGGTGCGCGCGGTGCAAACCGCAATCAGCGACAGACTGTATGTGAAGTTCGATGTCAACACGACAAGCCAGTTATTGGAGCGCGCCGCTGCATATGGCCTAATACCGCTCCGCATGCCCAGCTGA
- a CDS encoding ABC transporter transmembrane domain-containing protein has translation MSLTRLLFSFVSRHWRSYILAALMLAAVAVLTVMIPRQVGHIVDALAARRLTGDALLLELAQLLAMGVAIYGLRVGWRLQLFTASYTLGVELRGQLYQRLATQGPAFFQRQRTGDLMARATNDIDSVEMAAGEAVLAGFDGLLTLVLVLAMMTLGVDWRLALAALLPFPFMAWAFSRISNHIHREWGEALSRFGKLNDHVQETLSGVRTLRALGLEARNDAELSRLAAAASDSSFEAQRWEAAFEPTVGVALVTSTAIALALGGYLVWHGQLTIGALTSFSMYLVQLIWPMFAAGWVLSLLQRGAAAWRRLQPVLDAEPDVADDGRSTELAPGALVFDNLTFHYSDDAAAALRQVSAQLPPGQTLGVVGPTGSGKSTLLKLLMRQYPLQQGAIRWSGADVADYRLQTLRGAISWVPQEAFLFSASVAENIALARPDASQQDIERVARLAAVHDDILRLPQGYATPVGEKGVALSGGQRQRLAIARALLADAPLLLLDDALSAVDTDTESRILGHLREARRGRSVIIVSHRLSAVADADHIVVLNHGRIAEQGSHDELLRLDGWYAGQWRYQQLEASLDEI, from the coding sequence ATGTCCCTGACCCGCCTGCTGTTCAGTTTCGTCTCCCGCCATTGGCGCTCCTACATTCTGGCCGCGCTGATGCTGGCCGCGGTGGCGGTGCTGACCGTCATGATCCCGCGCCAGGTGGGCCACATCGTCGACGCGCTGGCCGCGCGGCGGCTCACGGGCGACGCCTTGCTGCTGGAGCTGGCCCAGTTGCTGGCGATGGGCGTGGCCATCTACGGCCTGCGCGTGGGTTGGCGGCTGCAGCTGTTCACGGCCTCCTACACGCTGGGCGTGGAGCTGCGCGGCCAACTGTACCAGCGCCTCGCCACGCAAGGGCCGGCCTTCTTTCAGCGCCAGCGCACCGGCGATCTGATGGCGCGCGCCACCAACGACATCGACTCGGTCGAGATGGCCGCCGGCGAGGCGGTGCTGGCCGGCTTCGACGGCCTGCTGACCCTGGTGCTGGTGCTGGCGATGATGACGCTGGGCGTGGATTGGCGGCTGGCGCTGGCGGCGCTGCTGCCCTTCCCCTTCATGGCCTGGGCCTTCTCCCGCATCTCCAACCACATCCACCGCGAATGGGGCGAGGCGCTGTCCCGCTTCGGCAAGCTGAACGATCACGTGCAGGAAACCTTGTCCGGCGTGCGCACGCTGCGGGCGCTGGGACTGGAGGCGCGCAACGACGCCGAGCTGTCGCGGCTGGCGGCGGCGGCGTCGGACAGCAGCTTCGAGGCCCAGCGCTGGGAGGCGGCCTTCGAGCCGACGGTGGGCGTCGCCCTGGTCACCTCCACCGCCATCGCGCTGGCGCTGGGCGGCTACCTGGTCTGGCACGGCCAGCTGACCATAGGCGCGTTGACCAGCTTCAGCATGTATCTGGTGCAGCTGATCTGGCCGATGTTCGCCGCCGGCTGGGTGCTGTCGCTGCTGCAGCGCGGCGCCGCCGCCTGGCGCCGGCTGCAGCCGGTGCTGGACGCCGAGCCCGACGTCGCCGACGACGGCCGCAGCACCGAACTCGCGCCGGGCGCGCTGGTTTTCGACAATCTCACCTTTCACTATTCCGACGACGCCGCCGCCGCGCTGCGCCAGGTGTCGGCGCAGCTGCCCCCCGGCCAGACGCTGGGCGTGGTCGGCCCCACCGGCAGCGGCAAGTCCACGCTGCTGAAGCTGCTGATGCGGCAATATCCGCTGCAGCAGGGCGCGATACGCTGGAGCGGCGCCGACGTCGCCGACTACCGTCTGCAAACCCTGCGCGGCGCGATCAGCTGGGTGCCGCAGGAAGCGTTCCTGTTCTCCGCCAGCGTGGCGGAAAACATCGCGCTGGCGCGGCCGGACGCCAGCCAGCAGGACATCGAGCGGGTGGCGCGGCTGGCGGCGGTGCACGACGACATCCTGCGCCTGCCGCAAGGCTACGCGACGCCGGTCGGCGAAAAAGGGGTCGCCCTGTCCGGCGGCCAGCGCCAGCGCCTGGCCATCGCCCGCGCGCTGCTGGCCGACGCCCCGCTGCTGCTGCTGGACGACGCGCTGTCGGCGGTGGACACCGATACCGAAAGCCGCATCCTGGGCCACCTGCGCGAGGCCCGGCGCGGCCGCAGCGTGATCATCGTCAGCCACCGGCTGTCGGCGGTGGCCGACGCCGACCACATCGTGGTGCTCAATCACGGCCGCATCGCCGAACAGGGCAGCCACGACGAACTGCTGCGGCTGGACGGCTGGTATGCCGGCCAATGGCGCTATCAACAACTGGAGGCCAGCCTCGATGAAATCTGA
- a CDS encoding DUF1484 family protein: MSALPLLAPLALAAIQRELILLQQLATQPEHAALREPVAQLAGLCESVEDVVSGGICRLSGTSETLQGLLDLLRHAEDRPLPANRVAGLLAPLQQQVVHACSEIGQIL, encoded by the coding sequence ATGAGCGCCCTGCCCCTTCTCGCCCCGCTGGCCCTCGCCGCCATCCAACGCGAACTGATCCTCCTGCAGCAACTGGCCACCCAGCCGGAACACGCCGCCTTGCGCGAGCCGGTGGCTCAGCTGGCCGGCCTGTGCGAATCGGTCGAAGACGTGGTGTCCGGCGGCATCTGCCGCTTGTCCGGCACCAGCGAGACGCTGCAAGGGCTGCTCGATCTGCTGCGCCATGCCGAGGACCGGCCGTTGCCGGCCAATCGCGTCGCCGGCCTACTGGCCCCGCTGCAACAGCAGGTGGTCCACGCCTGCTCCGAAATCGGCCAAATTCTCTAA
- a CDS encoding ogr/Delta-like zinc finger family protein, giving the protein MAFPCPLCGAVSRVRTSRMLTATAKEIYYNCSNDDCCHQYKTMESEPRTVAQPIKGGAQIPPERLRTLSSLAKPAPPPALTVQVGRIQHRVLK; this is encoded by the coding sequence ATGGCCTTTCCCTGCCCGCTGTGCGGCGCGGTGTCGAGAGTGCGGACCAGCCGCATGCTGACCGCCACCGCCAAGGAGATTTACTACAACTGCAGCAACGACGACTGCTGCCACCAGTACAAGACGATGGAAAGCGAGCCGCGCACCGTGGCCCAGCCGATCAAGGGTGGCGCGCAGATTCCGCCCGAGCGGCTGCGCACACTGTCTAGTTTGGCCAAACCCGCGCCGCCGCCGGCGCTGACGGTACAAGTCGGCCGGATTCAGCACAGAGTCTTGAAGTAA
- a CDS encoding WbuC family cupin fold metalloprotein, with the protein MQPITSKLISNDHIEAVIKASRDAPRKRTPILVHNSYDEIPQRFVNCMASDSYIRPHKHENDNQWELVTWISGELLVVIFDDSGRILSKVEMSQQGNRVFEIQRNQYHSYIPLSDCSYLEIRNCRFIYGRPEADRTFASWAPDEGEKEAEAFVAWLKDADIGKRYEQDR; encoded by the coding sequence ATGCAGCCAATTACATCGAAGCTTATCAGCAATGACCATATCGAGGCGGTAATAAAGGCAAGCAGAGACGCTCCGCGGAAACGCACGCCAATACTCGTGCACAATAGTTACGACGAGATTCCGCAACGTTTCGTGAATTGCATGGCGTCAGACTCGTACATCAGGCCGCACAAGCATGAAAACGACAACCAGTGGGAGCTGGTCACGTGGATTTCAGGCGAGCTGCTTGTCGTCATCTTCGATGACTCGGGGAGGATATTGAGCAAGGTCGAAATGAGCCAGCAGGGCAATCGAGTCTTCGAAATACAAAGAAATCAGTATCATAGCTACATCCCTCTGTCCGACTGCTCATATCTGGAAATCAGAAACTGCAGATTCATTTACGGCCGGCCGGAAGCGGATCGCACCTTCGCCAGCTGGGCGCCCGATGAAGGCGAAAAAGAAGCGGAAGCCTTTGTCGCCTGGCTTAAAGATGCAGACATTGGGAAGCGGTATGAACAAGACCGATGA
- a CDS encoding ABC transporter ATP-binding protein yields the protein MKSDASRLQTREAVALLADAARPDRRHLWLGGFWLLIAALLEAGAPLLGKVFIDSYLLPHRLDWSAIAGLLAGSLLLGLAAAALRYRQLVRLAGVAMRAVLRLRERVYGHVMRLPMAFFDKAITGQLVSRVTNDTESVKALYVQALFVILNSSIVVLGALAAMAWLDWRLMLVTLLLFPATFAIVWLYQRLSAPSVARARALRSDINAQMAESISGIAVLQASNAEGRFIARFDDTNQRYYQARLRELRANAWLLRPALDLLNVLLLIAVIHSYGQRPLDGLEIGVLYAFVGYIGRVVEPLIQITLQFGQLQQAVVAASRVSQLLAESPAPGPAETGRVCDGAVSFRGLRFGYQPEHPVLHDLSLEIPAGGFVGIVGHTGSGKSTLLSLLLRFYRPQQGEILVDGQPLDAIGDAAFRAGIGLVPQDPFLLAASARENIDMGRGLPQDEIEEAARAAGVHELILSLENGYDSDMGESGARLSSGQKQLIAIARALAGKPRILLLDEATSHIDSETEQLVQQALAKLAGKITLISIAHRLSTIRDADTIVVLNHGRIAESGDHDALMRQGGIYHKLYLLQQLQPEEEA from the coding sequence ATGAAATCTGACGCCAGCCGTCTGCAAACCCGCGAAGCCGTCGCGCTGCTGGCCGACGCCGCCCGTCCCGACCGCCGCCACCTGTGGCTGGGCGGCTTCTGGCTGCTGATCGCCGCCCTGCTGGAGGCCGGCGCGCCGCTGCTGGGCAAGGTGTTCATCGACAGCTACCTGCTGCCGCACCGGCTGGACTGGAGCGCCATCGCCGGCCTGCTGGCCGGCAGCCTGCTGCTGGGCCTCGCCGCCGCCGCGCTGCGCTACCGGCAGCTGGTGCGCTTGGCCGGCGTGGCGATGCGCGCGGTGCTGCGGCTGCGCGAGCGGGTGTACGGCCACGTGATGCGGCTGCCGATGGCCTTCTTCGACAAGGCCATCACCGGCCAGCTGGTCAGCCGCGTCACCAACGACACCGAGTCCGTCAAGGCGCTGTATGTGCAGGCGCTGTTCGTCATCCTCAACAGCAGCATCGTGGTGCTCGGCGCGCTGGCGGCGATGGCCTGGCTGGACTGGCGGCTGATGCTGGTCACCCTGCTGCTGTTCCCCGCCACCTTCGCCATCGTCTGGCTGTACCAGCGGCTGAGCGCGCCGTCGGTGGCGCGCGCGCGCGCGCTGCGCAGCGACATCAACGCCCAGATGGCGGAATCCATCTCCGGCATCGCCGTGCTGCAGGCCAGCAACGCCGAGGGCCGCTTCATCGCCCGCTTCGACGACACCAACCAGCGCTATTACCAGGCGCGGCTGCGCGAGCTGCGCGCCAACGCCTGGCTGCTGCGCCCGGCGCTGGACCTGCTCAACGTGCTGCTGCTGATCGCCGTGATCCACAGCTACGGCCAGCGGCCGCTGGACGGGCTGGAGATCGGCGTGCTGTACGCCTTCGTCGGCTACATTGGCCGGGTGGTGGAGCCGCTGATCCAGATCACGCTGCAATTCGGCCAGTTGCAGCAGGCGGTGGTGGCCGCCAGCCGCGTCAGCCAGCTGCTGGCCGAGTCGCCCGCGCCGGGCCCGGCGGAAACCGGCCGCGTCTGCGACGGCGCGGTCAGCTTCCGCGGCCTGCGCTTCGGCTACCAGCCCGAGCACCCGGTGCTGCACGATCTGAGCCTGGAGATTCCCGCCGGCGGCTTCGTCGGCATCGTCGGCCATACCGGCAGCGGCAAATCGACGCTGCTGTCGCTGCTGCTGCGCTTCTATCGGCCGCAGCAGGGCGAGATCCTGGTCGACGGCCAGCCGCTGGACGCGATAGGCGACGCCGCCTTTCGCGCCGGCATAGGCCTGGTGCCGCAAGACCCGTTCCTGCTGGCCGCCAGCGCGCGCGAAAACATAGACATGGGCCGCGGCCTGCCGCAAGACGAGATCGAGGAAGCCGCCCGCGCCGCCGGCGTGCACGAACTGATCCTGTCGCTGGAAAACGGCTACGACAGCGATATGGGCGAGAGCGGCGCGCGGCTGTCCAGCGGCCAGAAGCAGCTGATCGCCATCGCCCGCGCGCTGGCGGGCAAGCCGCGCATCCTGCTGCTGGACGAGGCCACCTCGCACATCGACAGCGAAACCGAGCAACTGGTGCAGCAGGCGCTGGCCAAGCTGGCCGGCAAGATCACGCTGATCTCCATCGCCCACCGGCTGTCCACCATCCGCGACGCCGACACCATCGTCGTGCTCAACCACGGCCGCATCGCCGAATCCGGTGACCACGACGCGCTGATGCGCCAGGGCGGCATCTACCACAAGCTCTACTTGCTGCAACAATTGCAACCCGAGGAGGAAGCGTAA
- a CDS encoding toprim domain-containing protein yields the protein MNARNPLPRTGRDAPGLSGGSSTALGQWFDQLKDSIDLYDLAARLDLKRQGKGNYHSPHHPDSSASLSIFADGRGWKDWSGDAGGSCIDLLRYCRPELDTPLAAARLLGDWYGMPQPKPAMKERAAPARKSTLDYIAERCLAQADAAVAYLAGRGIDEAVIRRAIQCKTLGWNDWHSAKVAAGEVGHGGPAAAFLVRSGSRLAAVDLRYVNPALNGGVKTQCQGEREGHGWCSDPARLKRARMVVIVESPINALSVECCASSDVAALVLRGVGNVDSIDWTALRGKRVLVALDHSDPVNPATGLRPGLAAAWRLSEKLIAADIGHLLVDMQEWDEGEDINDVLQRHGKDELTARLRKLEPWLVPGMPGGGERLEGTRRVQLPGHDFAVYWRFRVKEDFTQYIDEFKTDDDGKRSETLGDLCSFRVASLSRLRIQSHLATISGAADHQPETVFGISAQLARHGTVLHREVATDDKLYNLEWWKGRFGAIWKPAQFQRLVNLMERAADLGARDVVNFVGLSWKAGALAAQEGQDCYFVEPQKQCLYYNLTFPRGTQQQARTVIQAYQDTFRDNAAAIVLVWGLGTHLKNLLGFYPHFQMQAEKGSGKSKLLESLQTTLAFQVLSGQMLKTDHRRRASVSFTSQPVGWDEFSKLPKTVLSDIDALLQSTYRFEFTRVGASLTPYLMCAPVLLAGEEVDAQSLQSKLCRSSLSKERQGVIIPHDLPVFPLWPWLQFLADIEPARLRDLHRHYLGVCERHSRAPAGDATARRMMENYAALLCSWALLCEFADLDPQQGSFIEDLLAEMNSHIVDTDGSRLPWVWIMEILLSELEARRYDYPHCWDRVKHPDGHTEMALFIRPNHVMDHLSTAPHLRAKFDALPVKTGRIFKNQLLQSPVVLADGVEKTIHGRRQGHLTAISLAQLEKLGLYAAPDVQP from the coding sequence ATGAATGCTAGAAACCCTCTCCCGCGCACCGGGCGAGACGCCCCCGGCTTGTCTGGCGGTTCGTCCACCGCGCTCGGCCAATGGTTCGACCAGTTGAAGGACAGCATCGACTTGTACGACCTGGCGGCCCGGCTGGACCTGAAGCGCCAGGGCAAGGGCAACTATCACAGCCCGCATCACCCGGACAGCAGCGCCTCGCTGTCGATCTTCGCCGACGGCCGCGGCTGGAAGGACTGGAGCGGCGACGCCGGCGGCAGCTGCATCGACTTGCTGCGCTATTGCCGGCCGGAGCTGGACACCCCGCTGGCGGCCGCGCGGCTGCTGGGCGACTGGTACGGCATGCCGCAACCGAAACCGGCGATGAAGGAAAGGGCCGCGCCGGCGCGCAAGTCCACCCTCGACTACATCGCCGAGCGCTGCCTGGCTCAAGCCGATGCCGCCGTGGCCTACCTGGCCGGCCGAGGCATAGACGAGGCGGTGATCCGCCGCGCCATCCAGTGCAAGACGCTGGGCTGGAATGATTGGCACAGCGCCAAGGTGGCGGCCGGCGAAGTGGGCCACGGCGGCCCGGCCGCCGCCTTCCTGGTGCGCAGCGGCAGCCGGCTGGCGGCGGTGGATCTGCGCTATGTCAATCCAGCCTTGAATGGCGGCGTGAAGACGCAATGCCAGGGCGAGCGCGAGGGCCACGGCTGGTGCAGCGATCCGGCGCGGCTGAAGCGGGCGCGGATGGTGGTGATCGTGGAAAGTCCGATCAATGCCTTGTCGGTGGAGTGCTGCGCGTCATCCGATGTGGCTGCGCTGGTGCTGCGCGGCGTCGGCAATGTGGACAGCATCGACTGGACCGCCTTGCGCGGCAAGCGGGTGCTGGTGGCGCTGGACCACAGCGACCCGGTCAACCCGGCGACCGGCTTGCGGCCGGGCCTGGCCGCCGCCTGGCGGCTATCGGAAAAGCTGATTGCCGCCGACATCGGCCATTTGCTGGTGGACATGCAGGAATGGGACGAAGGCGAGGACATCAATGATGTGCTGCAGCGCCATGGCAAGGACGAGCTGACCGCGCGCTTGCGCAAGCTGGAACCGTGGCTGGTGCCGGGCATGCCGGGCGGCGGCGAGCGTTTGGAGGGGACGCGGCGGGTACAGCTGCCTGGCCATGACTTCGCGGTGTACTGGCGCTTCCGGGTGAAGGAGGACTTCACCCAATACATAGACGAGTTCAAGACCGACGACGACGGCAAGCGCTCGGAAACCCTGGGCGATCTGTGTTCCTTCCGCGTGGCCAGCCTGTCGCGGCTGCGCATTCAGAGCCACCTGGCCACCATCAGCGGCGCGGCCGACCATCAGCCGGAAACGGTGTTCGGCATCAGCGCCCAGCTGGCGCGCCATGGCACGGTGTTGCATCGCGAGGTGGCCACCGACGACAAGCTGTACAACCTGGAATGGTGGAAGGGGCGATTCGGCGCGATCTGGAAGCCGGCGCAGTTCCAACGGCTGGTCAATCTGATGGAGCGGGCGGCCGACCTGGGCGCGCGCGATGTGGTCAACTTCGTCGGCCTGTCGTGGAAGGCCGGCGCGCTGGCGGCGCAGGAGGGACAAGACTGCTATTTCGTCGAGCCGCAGAAGCAATGCCTGTACTACAACCTGACCTTCCCGCGCGGCACGCAGCAACAGGCGCGGACGGTGATTCAAGCCTATCAGGACACCTTCCGCGACAATGCGGCCGCCATCGTGTTGGTCTGGGGCTTGGGCACCCATCTGAAGAACCTGCTGGGCTTCTATCCGCATTTCCAGATGCAGGCCGAGAAGGGATCGGGCAAGTCCAAGCTGCTGGAGAGCCTGCAAACCACCTTGGCGTTTCAGGTGCTGTCCGGGCAGATGCTGAAAACCGACCACCGCCGCCGCGCGTCGGTCTCCTTCACCTCGCAGCCGGTGGGCTGGGATGAATTCTCCAAGCTGCCGAAGACGGTGCTGTCGGACATCGACGCGCTGCTGCAATCGACCTATCGCTTCGAGTTCACCCGCGTCGGCGCCAGCCTGACGCCCTACCTGATGTGCGCGCCGGTGCTGCTGGCCGGCGAAGAGGTGGACGCGCAGAGCCTGCAATCCAAGCTATGCCGCAGCAGCCTGTCGAAGGAGCGGCAAGGGGTGATCATCCCGCACGATCTGCCGGTGTTTCCGCTGTGGCCGTGGTTGCAGTTCCTCGCCGACATCGAGCCGGCCCGGCTGCGCGATCTGCATCGCCATTACCTGGGCGTGTGCGAGCGGCACAGCCGCGCCCCGGCCGGCGACGCCACCGCGCGGCGGATGATGGAGAACTACGCCGCCCTGCTGTGCAGCTGGGCCTTGCTGTGCGAGTTCGCCGACCTCGACCCGCAGCAAGGCAGCTTCATCGAAGACCTGCTGGCAGAAATGAACAGCCACATCGTGGACACCGACGGCAGCCGCCTGCCCTGGGTCTGGATCATGGAAATCCTGCTGTCCGAGCTGGAGGCCCGACGCTATGACTACCCGCACTGCTGGGACCGGGTGAAGCATCCCGATGGCCACACCGAAATGGCGCTGTTCATCCGGCCGAACCATGTGATGGACCATCTTTCCACCGCGCCGCATCTACGGGCCAAGTTCGACGCGCTGCCGGTGAAGACCGGCCGCATCTTCAAGAATCAGCTGCTGCAAAGCCCGGTGGTGCTGGCCGATGGCGTCGAGAAGACCATCCACGGCCGCCGCCAGGGCCATCTGACCGCCATCAGCCTGGCGCAGCTGGAGAAGCTGGGCTTGTACGCCGCGCCCGACGTCCAGCCCTAA